In one Natronosalvus amylolyticus genomic region, the following are encoded:
- the argS gene encoding arginine--tRNA ligase, whose amino-acid sequence MFIALRAEVEDALEGALSSLDLPTDDLGIEEPPEDVPAVLASSVAFRLAGELGVAPPQAAVQLAGEIDVDELTYVTQIETQGPYLNFLPSDAYAAETVAAGVDPGYGALPDRETSVVVEHTSANPTGPVHVGRARNPIIGDAVSNLLEIAGYDVDRHYYVNDAGRQMAVFTWAYETFDEADLDDDPERDRIEYDLVRYYRKGNAFLEDADDDAVEAAEAEIQSIMQGLEAGDEEAYERVSEVVDQVLGGMKACLARLPAEFDAFVKETQFMRDGSTDDVVARLKELEGAVYEEDAWQLELEEQGIDKNLVFLRSDDTSLYPTRDLTHHEWKFDNYDRAVTVLGEDHKLQARQLRAALELLGNDTDQLRQVLYSYVNLPEGKMSTRRGTGIDLDDLLDEAIDRAREEVESRLDDRIRDDDLDEDDIERIAHQVGIGAVRYDIVSKQPTKAITFEWEQALNFEAQSAPYVQYVHARCCGILDEAGVGVDGDMETDVDASLLETEAEQHLIETIARFPAVIEEAADDLEPHQVATYTREFAEAFNGFYRECPVLADDVDQDVREARLALVAASRHTIANALGVLGVAAPESM is encoded by the coding sequence ATGTTCATCGCCCTGCGCGCGGAGGTCGAGGACGCCCTCGAAGGGGCACTCTCCTCACTCGACCTCCCCACCGACGACCTCGGAATTGAAGAACCACCCGAAGACGTTCCCGCAGTCCTGGCCTCGAGCGTCGCCTTCAGACTGGCCGGCGAACTGGGCGTGGCACCGCCACAGGCCGCCGTGCAGCTGGCTGGAGAAATCGACGTCGACGAACTCACCTACGTCACACAAATCGAGACACAGGGGCCGTACCTTAACTTCCTGCCGAGTGACGCCTACGCCGCGGAGACGGTCGCCGCCGGGGTCGACCCCGGGTACGGAGCCCTCCCCGACCGCGAGACGAGCGTCGTGGTCGAACACACCAGCGCGAACCCGACCGGTCCGGTCCACGTCGGCCGCGCTCGTAACCCGATCATCGGCGACGCCGTCTCAAACCTGCTCGAGATCGCCGGCTACGACGTCGACCGCCACTACTACGTCAACGACGCCGGTCGCCAGATGGCCGTCTTCACCTGGGCCTACGAAACCTTCGACGAGGCCGACCTCGACGACGACCCAGAGCGCGACCGAATCGAGTACGACCTCGTCCGGTACTACCGCAAGGGCAACGCCTTCCTCGAGGACGCCGACGACGACGCCGTCGAAGCCGCCGAGGCCGAAATCCAGTCCATCATGCAGGGTCTCGAGGCCGGCGACGAGGAGGCCTACGAACGCGTCAGCGAAGTGGTCGACCAGGTGCTGGGCGGGATGAAAGCCTGTCTCGCCCGGCTCCCCGCCGAGTTCGACGCGTTCGTCAAGGAGACGCAGTTCATGCGCGACGGCTCGACCGACGACGTCGTCGCCCGACTCAAGGAACTCGAGGGCGCGGTCTACGAGGAAGACGCCTGGCAACTCGAACTCGAGGAGCAGGGCATCGACAAGAATCTCGTCTTCTTGCGCTCGGACGATACCTCGCTGTACCCGACCCGCGACCTGACACACCACGAGTGGAAGTTCGACAACTACGACCGCGCGGTGACGGTCCTCGGCGAGGACCACAAACTGCAGGCCAGACAGCTTCGGGCGGCCCTCGAGTTGCTGGGCAACGACACCGACCAGCTTCGCCAAGTACTCTACTCCTACGTGAATCTGCCGGAGGGGAAGATGAGTACCCGCCGCGGGACCGGCATCGACCTGGACGACCTGCTGGACGAGGCCATCGACCGCGCCCGCGAGGAAGTCGAGAGCCGGCTGGACGACCGCATCCGTGACGACGACCTCGACGAGGACGATATCGAGCGTATCGCCCACCAGGTCGGCATCGGCGCGGTTCGCTACGACATCGTCTCCAAACAGCCCACGAAAGCAATCACGTTCGAGTGGGAGCAAGCGCTCAACTTCGAGGCTCAGTCAGCGCCGTACGTCCAGTACGTTCACGCCCGGTGTTGTGGCATCCTGGATGAGGCTGGGGTCGGCGTTGACGGCGACATGGAAACCGACGTGGACGCCAGCCTGCTCGAGACCGAGGCCGAACAACACCTCATCGAGACTATCGCTCGCTTCCCCGCCGTCATCGAGGAGGCCGCCGACGACTTAGAGCCCCACCAGGTTGCCACGTACACCCGCGAGTTCGCGGAGGCGTTCAACGGCTTCTACCGCGAGTGTCCCGTCCTCGCAGACGACGTCGATCAGGACGTTCGCGAAGCCCGCCTGGCGCTCGTGGCGGCCTCGAGGCACACCATCGCGAACGCGCTCGGCGTCCTCGGTGTCGCCGCTCCGGAGTCGATGTAG
- a CDS encoding redoxin domain-containing protein: protein MVSIGDRAPDFTLPKAGGTTYNDITEFTLSDALEDGPVVLAFYPAAFTSGCTDEMCAFRDSMDAFEELEAQVYGISVDLPFAQNVWIEQEDLNFPILADWNHEVIHKYDVVRPDLYGSIEAARRSIFVLDADGFVTHKWVRSGENPDFDDLVDGLLEHLS, encoded by the coding sequence ATGGTTTCGATTGGCGACCGCGCACCCGACTTTACGCTCCCGAAAGCCGGTGGGACCACTTACAACGACATCACCGAGTTCACCCTCTCTGACGCCCTCGAAGACGGGCCAGTCGTGCTCGCGTTCTATCCAGCCGCGTTCACCAGCGGCTGTACCGACGAGATGTGTGCCTTTCGGGATTCGATGGACGCGTTCGAGGAGCTCGAGGCGCAGGTGTACGGCATCAGCGTCGACCTCCCGTTCGCCCAGAACGTCTGGATCGAACAGGAAGATCTGAACTTCCCGATACTGGCCGACTGGAACCACGAGGTAATCCACAAGTACGACGTTGTCAGACCCGACCTGTACGGCTCCATCGAGGCTGCGAGGCGGAGCATTTTCGTCCTCGACGCCGACGGTTTCGTCACCCACAAGTGGGTCCGCTCCGGCGAGAATCCGGACTTCGACGACCTCGTCGACGGCCTGCTCGAGCATCTCTCCTGA
- a CDS encoding potassium channel family protein, with the protein MDPLADEAPSTPIEYEPVSVKDVLIEMKDTAELLIDLAYSAVLHRNEDLAREVVRLEARMDLLEMRARMSLMMAARNPDDAERLAPVLGIVAAAGQISDAAGDIAKVVLEDIGLPEAMRAAIPEAVETLVRGIVVPESDYTGHTLKDINLESETGVRVIALRRGDDWLLNPGPETTIEADDVAFLRGPDIGIDEVYEGMTGTVHEPPVIEAQPIPDLERAVDTIVHMKNLSELAVDLAYSSVLFDSEGLAEEVGNLEVEVDALESRFEAWTLQAAADAEDPVTLRGLIHLGSATEVISDAAIGISEGVLRDIEVHPVVRMAVEESDEIISRVEVEAGSTLDGRAILEGVPDTETTMSVIAIRRPDEGWLLVGDADETASAGDVLIAKGTRTAAAEFEDLARA; encoded by the coding sequence ATGGACCCACTCGCGGACGAGGCACCGTCGACGCCGATCGAGTACGAACCGGTCAGCGTCAAGGACGTGTTGATCGAAATGAAAGACACCGCAGAGCTGTTGATCGATCTCGCGTATTCTGCCGTGCTTCACCGAAACGAGGACCTCGCGAGGGAAGTCGTCCGTCTCGAGGCGCGTATGGACCTCCTCGAGATGCGAGCCCGGATGAGTCTCATGATGGCTGCCAGAAATCCCGACGATGCCGAACGACTCGCGCCGGTGCTCGGAATCGTCGCCGCGGCGGGACAGATCAGCGACGCTGCCGGCGACATCGCCAAAGTGGTCCTCGAGGATATCGGACTGCCCGAAGCCATGCGCGCGGCTATCCCCGAGGCCGTCGAAACCCTCGTCAGGGGCATCGTCGTCCCGGAATCGGACTACACCGGTCACACGCTCAAAGACATCAACCTCGAGTCCGAAACGGGTGTTCGAGTTATCGCCCTGCGACGCGGTGACGACTGGTTGCTCAACCCCGGACCGGAGACGACCATCGAAGCCGACGACGTCGCGTTCCTTCGCGGGCCGGATATCGGTATCGACGAGGTGTACGAGGGAATGACTGGTACGGTCCACGAGCCCCCAGTTATCGAAGCACAGCCCATCCCCGACCTCGAGCGCGCCGTCGACACCATCGTCCACATGAAAAACCTCTCCGAACTGGCCGTCGACCTCGCTTACAGCAGCGTGCTGTTCGACAGTGAAGGGCTTGCCGAGGAGGTCGGCAACCTCGAGGTCGAAGTCGACGCCCTCGAGTCCCGATTCGAGGCATGGACGCTCCAGGCGGCTGCAGACGCCGAGGACCCGGTAACGCTCCGTGGACTCATCCACCTCGGCAGCGCGACGGAGGTCATCAGCGACGCGGCAATCGGGATCAGCGAAGGTGTCTTGCGCGACATCGAGGTCCATCCGGTCGTTCGGATGGCCGTCGAGGAGAGCGACGAGATTATCTCTCGTGTCGAAGTCGAAGCCGGCAGCACACTCGACGGCCGGGCGATTCTCGAGGGCGTTCCCGACACCGAGACGACGATGTCGGTCATCGCTATTCGTCGCCCCGATGAGGGCTGGTTGCTGGTCGGAGATGCTGACGAGACCGCATCGGCTGGTGACGTTCTCATCGCGAAAGGAACTCGGACGGCTGCCGCCGAGTTCGAGGATCTGGCTCGAGCCTGA
- the serS gene encoding serine--tRNA ligase, with the protein MIDRTILRENPERVRTALENRGADVDLERILDADEEWRELKARGDDLRHQRNEVSSKIGELKQAGEEEAAQEAIERSQSLKTEIEAVESRANELEAELEEAMLELPQLPDESVPVGADESDNVEHRRWGFEDIRELPDTVVPHYDLGEELDIIDEARGAKTTGAGFYFLKGDGARLEHALIQFMLDVHREQEYVDVLPPVPVKSTSMRGTGQLPKFADDAYRLGGSNEDDYEDDDLWLCPTAEVPVTNMYAEEILLKDDLPLKHQAYSPNFRREAGEHGTETRGIVRVHQFNKVELVNFVEPETSFDRLETLLGEAEEVLKQLGLPYRILELCTGDLTFASAKTYDIEVWAPADDMDDGPDEGGRWLEVSSASNFKAFQARRAGLRYRPERHESAEYLHTLNASGLALPRVMVAVLEYYQNEDGTVTVPEALRPYMDGQELIDGHSKVGESALGAGERE; encoded by the coding sequence ATGATCGACCGGACGATACTACGCGAGAACCCCGAGCGGGTCCGTACCGCCCTCGAGAACCGAGGCGCGGACGTCGACCTCGAGCGGATTCTCGACGCCGACGAAGAGTGGCGCGAGTTGAAAGCCCGCGGTGACGACCTTCGACACCAGCGAAACGAAGTCAGCTCGAAAATCGGCGAGTTGAAACAGGCCGGGGAAGAGGAAGCCGCCCAGGAAGCCATCGAGCGCTCACAATCGCTCAAAACCGAGATCGAGGCGGTCGAAAGCCGAGCGAACGAACTCGAGGCCGAACTCGAGGAAGCCATGCTCGAACTTCCACAGCTCCCGGACGAGAGCGTGCCAGTCGGCGCGGACGAATCGGACAACGTCGAACATCGCCGCTGGGGCTTCGAGGACATCCGTGAGTTGCCGGATACCGTCGTCCCCCACTACGATCTCGGCGAGGAGCTCGACATCATCGACGAAGCTCGTGGCGCGAAGACCACCGGCGCTGGCTTTTATTTCCTCAAGGGAGACGGTGCACGACTCGAACACGCCCTCATCCAGTTCATGCTGGACGTCCACCGCGAACAGGAGTACGTCGACGTGCTCCCACCCGTTCCGGTCAAAAGCACGTCGATGCGCGGGACGGGACAGCTCCCGAAGTTCGCCGACGACGCCTATCGACTCGGCGGGAGTAACGAGGACGACTACGAGGACGACGACCTCTGGCTCTGTCCGACCGCAGAGGTACCCGTCACAAACATGTACGCCGAGGAAATCCTCCTGAAAGACGACCTCCCGCTGAAACACCAGGCGTACTCCCCGAACTTCCGTCGCGAGGCCGGCGAACACGGCACCGAAACGCGCGGTATCGTTCGCGTCCACCAGTTCAACAAGGTCGAACTCGTCAACTTCGTCGAACCGGAGACAAGCTTCGATCGCCTCGAGACCCTGCTCGGGGAGGCCGAAGAAGTCCTCAAACAGCTCGGGCTCCCATACCGCATCCTCGAACTCTGCACCGGCGACCTGACGTTCGCGAGTGCGAAGACCTACGACATCGAGGTGTGGGCCCCCGCCGACGATATGGACGACGGCCCCGACGAAGGCGGCCGCTGGCTCGAGGTCTCGAGTGCTTCGAATTTCAAGGCGTTCCAGGCCCGCCGTGCCGGGCTTCGCTACCGGCCCGAGCGCCACGAATCGGCGGAGTACCTCCACACGCTCAACGCTTCGGGGCTTGCGTTGCCCCGCGTGATGGTGGCAGTCCTCGAGTACTACCAGAACGAGGACGGGACGGTGACGGTTCCCGAAGCGCTCCGCCCGTACATGGACGGACAGGAACTGATCGACGGGCACAGCAAGGTCGGCGAAAGCGCGCTGGGTGCCGGCGAACGCGAGTAA
- a CDS encoding class I SAM-dependent methyltransferase translates to MVSPERVRRAYDDLADVYAAQRSEDGPSLAILTEFIDGLDEPTVILDAGCGQGTPVLARLTESTTAVGLDFSREQLRLASQNAPESALAQADMTALPFEAGSFDAVVAYWSLIHVPNAAQPLMLEECARVLSPGGRILVCDGTNEWAGENPDWLDSGVEMEWDIAGASTTRRQLEDAGFSITERWAISQDVESNGDEKVSLDPDDPDEVDYPWTFLAATFEG, encoded by the coding sequence ATGGTATCCCCCGAACGGGTTCGACGGGCTTACGACGACCTCGCCGACGTGTACGCCGCCCAGCGGTCCGAAGACGGTCCCAGTCTGGCGATTCTGACGGAGTTTATCGACGGCCTCGACGAGCCGACGGTCATCCTCGACGCGGGCTGTGGCCAGGGAACCCCGGTGTTGGCCCGGCTAACCGAGTCGACGACGGCTGTCGGCCTCGATTTCTCTCGCGAACAGCTTCGATTGGCGAGTCAAAACGCCCCCGAGAGCGCGCTCGCTCAGGCCGATATGACCGCCCTCCCGTTCGAAGCCGGCAGTTTCGACGCCGTCGTCGCTTACTGGTCGCTGATTCACGTTCCGAACGCGGCACAGCCGCTGATGCTCGAAGAGTGCGCTCGCGTGCTTTCGCCCGGTGGCCGAATCCTGGTCTGTGATGGGACAAACGAGTGGGCGGGCGAGAACCCCGACTGGCTCGATAGTGGCGTCGAGATGGAGTGGGACATCGCCGGCGCGTCGACTACCCGGAGGCAACTCGAGGACGCGGGCTTTTCGATCACGGAACGGTGGGCCATCTCGCAGGACGTTGAATCCAACGGTGATGAGAAAGTGTCCCTCGATCCGGACGACCCAGACGAGGTCGACTATCCGTGGACGTTTTTGGCCGCCACGTTCGAAGGGTAA
- a CDS encoding DNA-directed RNA polymerase subunit epsilon: MSRERSSDAPTQSPPVRPTVRQRPDEPVRLETRPGAGALSRADHQRDGAVRRWGVQTPSATTIGRPERPDGDLSDSVRRLHDEQHPATPGYAERAHHLDRLRTTQALCNALELTPWQRDRALGVMDVLDLREFGSQRAIPVVALVVIRHVVDRDRRAYFGLEDLDVSSLSPERMDELFGRYRAHDITDEEPFKRLAAHHGLDTTNLNRLRRIVKRQLEDAQPAFGREPNRDPNLPRAREEQDVGSPPVDSAPDTDDSSDDGGAVDDAP, translated from the coding sequence ATGTCCCGCGAGCGCTCGAGTGACGCCCCCACCCAATCGCCACCTGTGAGACCGACCGTGCGACAGCGGCCGGACGAACCGGTTCGCCTCGAGACCCGGCCCGGTGCGGGGGCGCTCTCCCGGGCTGACCACCAGCGCGACGGTGCCGTCCGGCGCTGGGGTGTCCAGACCCCGAGTGCGACGACCATCGGTCGCCCGGAGCGTCCCGACGGCGACCTCTCGGACAGCGTGCGCCGCCTTCACGACGAACAACATCCGGCGACCCCCGGCTACGCCGAGCGTGCCCACCACCTCGACCGCCTGCGAACCACGCAGGCGCTGTGCAACGCCCTCGAACTGACACCCTGGCAACGCGACCGCGCACTGGGCGTGATGGACGTGCTCGACCTCCGCGAGTTCGGCAGCCAGCGAGCGATTCCTGTCGTCGCGCTCGTCGTCATCCGTCACGTCGTCGACCGCGACCGGCGGGCGTATTTCGGCCTCGAGGATCTGGACGTGAGTTCGCTCTCGCCGGAACGGATGGACGAACTGTTCGGTCGGTACCGTGCCCACGACATTACCGACGAGGAACCGTTCAAGCGACTGGCGGCACACCACGGCCTCGACACCACGAACCTGAATCGCCTTCGTCGCATCGTCAAACGCCAACTCGAGGACGCCCAGCCGGCGTTCGGTCGTGAACCGAACCGTGATCCGAATCTGCCTCGAGCGCGCGAGGAGCAGGATGTGGGGTCGCCACCGGTCGATAGTGCCCCGGATACTGATGATTCATCGGACGACGGAGGCGCTGTTGACGACGCTCCATAG
- the thrC gene encoding threonine synthase produces the protein MSQPDRSPSPLALTGESQPAPAAAVDGTWLECIECGETFAPFESVRYTCDACDGLLEVRYDELPTFDDFSGTGVWRYADALPLEEGVTTQEGDTPLYRVPRLETDIGVEALRIKHEGMNPTGSFKDRGMTVGVAVARELGVDRLACASTGNTSAALAAYGSRGGMETLVLLPAGKVAAGKIAQASLHGARILEVDGNFDRCLDIVQELAGRGEVYLLNSLNPFRLEGQKTIGLEILEGFRDDYGAWPDRIVLPVGNAGNTSALYKAFRELVQAGELTPEEVPKLTGVQAEGAAPMVEAVENGADEVRRWESVETKATAIRIGNPVNAPKALPGIRETGGTAIAVSDEEITTAQRDLAEEGIGVEPASAASVAGLRKLREQGVVSSDERVACLTTGHLLKDPDAAAAAGRDPEPVPADTDGVLEVLHE, from the coding sequence ATGAGTCAGCCCGATCGTTCCCCATCCCCGCTCGCCCTCACTGGAGAGTCCCAGCCAGCACCCGCCGCTGCCGTCGACGGCACCTGGCTCGAGTGTATCGAGTGTGGCGAGACCTTCGCTCCCTTCGAATCCGTCCGGTACACCTGTGATGCCTGTGACGGCTTGCTCGAGGTCCGGTACGACGAGTTACCGACCTTCGATGACTTCTCGGGCACCGGCGTCTGGCGCTACGCCGACGCGCTGCCCCTCGAGGAAGGCGTCACCACCCAGGAGGGCGACACACCGCTGTACCGGGTGCCCCGCCTCGAGACTGACATCGGCGTCGAAGCCCTCCGAATCAAACACGAGGGGATGAATCCGACGGGGAGTTTCAAAGACCGCGGGATGACCGTCGGCGTGGCCGTCGCCCGCGAACTCGGCGTCGACCGACTCGCCTGTGCATCGACCGGAAACACGAGCGCCGCCCTGGCCGCCTACGGCTCGCGCGGTGGGATGGAGACGCTCGTGTTGTTGCCAGCGGGCAAGGTCGCCGCCGGCAAAATCGCTCAGGCCAGCTTACACGGCGCGCGCATCCTCGAGGTGGACGGCAACTTCGACCGCTGTCTCGACATCGTACAGGAACTGGCCGGCCGCGGCGAAGTCTACTTGCTCAACTCGCTGAATCCGTTCCGACTCGAGGGTCAGAAGACCATCGGCCTCGAAATCCTCGAGGGGTTCCGAGACGATTACGGAGCCTGGCCGGATCGCATCGTCCTTCCCGTGGGCAACGCTGGTAACACCTCGGCGCTGTACAAAGCCTTCCGCGAACTGGTGCAGGCGGGCGAGTTGACGCCGGAGGAGGTCCCCAAACTGACCGGCGTCCAGGCCGAGGGGGCGGCCCCGATGGTCGAAGCCGTCGAGAACGGGGCCGACGAAGTTCGGCGCTGGGAGTCAGTCGAGACGAAAGCCACGGCGATTCGAATCGGAAACCCGGTCAACGCACCGAAAGCGTTGCCCGGCATCCGCGAAACCGGCGGGACGGCGATCGCCGTCTCCGACGAGGAGATTACGACCGCCCAGCGCGACCTCGCCGAGGAAGGGATCGGCGTCGAACCCGCCTCCGCGGCGTCCGTCGCCGGCCTCCGGAAACTCCGCGAGCAGGGAGTCGTGAGTAGTGACGAGCGCGTCGCCTGCCTGACCACCGGCCACCTGCTCAAAGACCCCGACGCGGCCGCCGCCGCGGGCCGTGACCCCGAACCGGTCCCCGCCGACACCGACGGCGTGCTCGAGGTACTGCACGAGTAA
- a CDS encoding helix-turn-helix domain-containing protein codes for MSEKPQHRLGELMEQSNPPFRNVLSCVFGIEDHETRTYLVLLDYPGSTIEELASVLERDRSTVNRSLSTLVDRGLATRDRRLLDGGGYIYQYTAIALPEAKTMLHEALDAWTEQVHGVIDEFDGSTAN; via the coding sequence ATGTCTGAGAAACCACAACACCGACTCGGGGAGTTGATGGAGCAATCGAACCCGCCGTTCCGGAACGTCCTGAGCTGTGTCTTCGGGATCGAAGATCACGAGACGCGAACCTATCTCGTTTTGCTCGACTATCCGGGCAGTACCATCGAAGAACTGGCGTCGGTACTCGAGCGCGACCGGAGTACGGTCAACCGCTCGCTATCGACGTTAGTCGACCGCGGCCTCGCCACCCGCGACCGTCGGCTGCTCGACGGCGGTGGCTACATCTACCAGTACACGGCTATCGCCTTGCCCGAGGCGAAGACGATGTTACACGAGGCACTGGACGCCTGGACCGAACAGGTTCACGGCGTGATCGACGAGTTCGACGGTTCTACAGCAAATTAA
- a CDS encoding isoaspartyl peptidase/L-asparaginase — translation MQVIVHGGAGSTPDEPEPRQAVLDEAANAGGTAETPVDAVEAAIHVLESSPRFNAGVGGAVQSDGVVRTDASIMTDDRSVGAACSMPGVEHAVSVARVVMEETPHGFVSGEHAVALAEAYGVETAVDLWSDRTREQWADLEVPEGDVETQLEWIRDQYGRSDPDGRDEESDGVGDEHDHDTVGAVAFDGESLAAATSTGGRWLALAGRVGDVPQVGSGFYCCPAAGVSATGAGEDIARVTLSRRVARHVERGLDAGAAADLAIEEFGELTGSSAGVIAIDSSGRLGSAFNSDGMQTARYDTTDLELTE, via the coding sequence ATGCAGGTAATCGTCCACGGAGGCGCTGGGAGCACGCCGGATGAACCCGAACCACGACAGGCCGTCCTCGACGAGGCGGCGAACGCGGGTGGGACGGCCGAGACACCGGTCGACGCCGTCGAGGCCGCGATTCACGTCCTCGAATCGTCACCCCGGTTCAATGCGGGCGTCGGCGGTGCGGTCCAGAGCGACGGGGTTGTCAGGACGGACGCGTCGATCATGACCGACGACCGGTCGGTCGGCGCGGCGTGCTCGATGCCAGGTGTCGAACACGCCGTCAGCGTCGCGCGGGTAGTGATGGAAGAGACGCCACACGGGTTCGTCTCGGGGGAACACGCCGTCGCGCTCGCCGAGGCGTACGGGGTCGAGACGGCGGTCGATCTCTGGTCGGATCGCACTCGAGAGCAGTGGGCCGACCTCGAGGTACCCGAGGGCGACGTTGAGACCCAACTCGAGTGGATTCGTGACCAGTACGGCCGGAGCGACCCTGATGGCCGGGACGAGGAGTCCGACGGTGTGGGTGACGAACACGACCACGACACCGTGGGCGCGGTCGCCTTCGACGGCGAGTCGCTCGCGGCGGCGACCTCGACGGGCGGTCGCTGGCTCGCCCTGGCCGGCCGCGTCGGCGACGTGCCACAGGTCGGCTCCGGCTTCTATTGCTGTCCGGCCGCGGGTGTGAGTGCGACCGGTGCGGGCGAAGACATCGCTCGAGTGACCCTCTCGAGGCGCGTCGCTCGTCACGTCGAGCGAGGGCTGGATGCGGGGGCGGCAGCGGACCTCGCCATCGAGGAATTCGGCGAGTTGACTGGCTCGAGCGCGGGCGTCATCGCCATCGACTCGAGCGGGCGATTGGGGTCGGCGTTCAACAGCGATGGGATGCAGACGGCACGATACGACACCACCGACCTCGAGTTGACCGAGTGA
- a CDS encoding peptidylprolyl isomerase — MANPTATLHTSEGDITVELFEEKVPRTVGNFLGLATGEREWTDPETGERVTDRPLYDDVIFHRIIEGFMIQCGDPTGTGRGGPGYTFDDEFHDDLSHDGPGTLSMANAGPNTNGSQFFITLDATPHLDGRHSVFGEVTDGMDVVREIGSVDTDGNDKPLQDVVLESVSVDR; from the coding sequence ATGGCAAATCCCACAGCGACGCTGCACACGAGCGAGGGAGATATCACGGTCGAACTGTTCGAGGAGAAAGTACCACGGACGGTCGGCAACTTCCTCGGGCTCGCAACGGGCGAGCGCGAGTGGACGGACCCGGAGACTGGCGAGCGCGTGACCGACCGACCGCTGTACGACGACGTCATCTTCCACCGGATCATCGAGGGCTTCATGATCCAATGTGGCGATCCGACAGGCACCGGCCGCGGCGGCCCTGGGTACACCTTCGACGACGAGTTCCACGACGACCTGAGCCACGATGGCCCCGGAACCCTCTCGATGGCCAACGCCGGCCCCAACACTAACGGCTCGCAGTTTTTCATCACGCTCGATGCGACCCCGCACCTCGACGGCCGTCACTCCGTCTTCGGTGAAGTCACCGACGGCATGGACGTCGTTCGAGAAATCGGCTCCGTCGACACCGACGGCAACGACAAGCCGCTGCAGGATGTCGTCCTCGAGTCGGTCTCCGTCGACCGCTAG
- a CDS encoding NAD(+)/NADH kinase — protein sequence MAVTVGIVAQRENERAQQLAESLVGLVEKRGDDVLVDNATAEAIDSSGVPVDAMNGCAFVVSIGGDGTFLFVAREAGDTPLLGVNLGEVGFLNAVAPANAVDAVAALLEEVHTQGAVSGRSVSRLTARGENWCLEPALNEVVVHGPRRGPAGGLTVDIAVDGESYASSWADGALVATSTGSTAYNLSDGGPLVHPTVDALVVTQMCAADARPSLIVDGDSEITFTVSDAETAWAISDGRNRQPLEPGETVTVTRADSPITLAGPTVDFFEALEKLE from the coding sequence ATGGCAGTCACCGTCGGTATCGTCGCACAGCGAGAGAACGAGCGAGCACAGCAACTCGCCGAGTCTCTCGTCGGACTGGTCGAGAAACGGGGAGACGACGTCCTCGTCGACAACGCAACCGCCGAAGCTATCGACTCGAGCGGGGTCCCGGTAGACGCGATGAACGGGTGTGCGTTCGTCGTCAGCATCGGCGGTGACGGCACGTTCCTGTTCGTCGCCCGCGAAGCCGGCGACACCCCACTGTTGGGCGTGAACCTCGGCGAAGTAGGCTTTCTCAACGCCGTCGCCCCGGCAAATGCCGTCGACGCGGTCGCTGCACTCCTCGAGGAAGTCCACACCCAGGGTGCCGTTTCGGGTCGCTCGGTGTCTCGACTGACGGCACGCGGGGAAAACTGGTGCCTCGAGCCAGCACTCAACGAAGTGGTCGTTCATGGTCCTCGCCGCGGACCGGCTGGCGGCCTAACCGTCGACATCGCCGTCGACGGCGAATCTTACGCCTCGAGCTGGGCTGATGGTGCCCTCGTCGCGACGTCGACGGGGTCGACGGCCTACAATTTGAGCGACGGCGGACCGCTCGTTCATCCGACGGTCGACGCGCTCGTCGTCACGCAAATGTGTGCAGCCGACGCGAGGCCGTCACTGATCGTCGACGGAGATAGCGAAATCACGTTCACCGTCTCCGACGCTGAAACGGCCTGGGCCATCAGCGACGGACGCAACCGCCAGCCGCTCGAGCCTGGCGAAACCGTGACCGTCACCCGAGCTGACAGCCCGATTACGCTGGCCGGACCCACGGTCGACTTCTTCGAGGCGCTCGAGAAACTCGAGTGA